AGCGGCAGAAGGCGTTCGACCCGGTGATATCCAGGCTGGTCAAGTCGTTCCGAAGCGGCGACTGCCGGGCGCGCTGAACCCTCTCGCCCTCACCTCTCGCCCAGCCTGGCGTCCGCCCAAGCCGCGGCGGTCTTGGCCATCGTCGCCAGATGCCCGTTTGGCGAAAAGCCCGATGCCTTGCGCGGTCGCAGGTCGTGATCGCCATCTTCGAGCCAGAGCATCTCGATCGCAGGCGACAGGGTATAGCCGGCGACCTCCTCGCGCGTGCCGAACTCGTCGCGCGTGCCCTGGACGATGAGCGTCGGCGTCTTGAGATCGACGAGATGCTGGGTCCGCAACTGCTGCGGTTTTGCCGGCGGATGAAATGGGTAGCCGAGACAGAGCAGGCCGCCGATCCGCCCGACCGCGAGCAAGTCGTCGGCGACCATGCTGGCGACACGCCCGCCCATCGACTTGCCGCCGATGATCAGCGATCGCGACGGGCCGAGCGCCTCGATCGCGGCCCGGTACTCCGGATTGAGCGTCTCGGCCCGAGGCGGCGGCTTGCGGCCGGCCTCGCTGCGGCGGCTTGCCATATAGGCGAACTCGAAGCGGGCGACGCGAAATCCCTCTCCGGCCAGGCTCTCCGCCGCAGCAGTCATTGAGGCGGAGTCCATCGGGGCTCCAGCGCCGTGGGCCAGGAGAACGGTGTGCCCGGCGTGTTCAGGGCCGTCGAAGAGGAACTGCAAA
This genomic interval from Bosea sp. 29B contains the following:
- a CDS encoding alpha/beta family hydrolase; the encoded protein is MTDGETDLQFLFDGPEHAGHTVLLAHGAGAPMDSASMTAAAESLAGEGFRVARFEFAYMASRRSEAGRKPPPRAETLNPEYRAAIEALGPSRSLIIGGKSMGGRVASMVADDLLAVGRIGGLLCLGYPFHPPAKPQQLRTQHLVDLKTPTLIVQGTRDEFGTREEVAGYTLSPAIEMLWLEDGDHDLRPRKASGFSPNGHLATMAKTAAAWADARLGER